One Scophthalmus maximus strain ysfricsl-2021 chromosome 1, ASM2237912v1, whole genome shotgun sequence genomic region harbors:
- the LOC118315833 gene encoding protein NDRG1-like: MVLEDECDSVFEPQITEEYVDTLFGKVHCIMNGTPRVNRPVILTFHDVGLNHKTCFETLFNHEDMQEIIKHIPVCHVEAPGQHEGAKTLPTAYTYPTMDQLSEALPAVLKHFGLRSVIALGVGAGAYILAKFALNHPDQVDGLVLININPNAEGLIDSVANKITEWTHTLPDTVIAHLFGKEEIQTNHDLIATFRHHITTTMNQSNVSQFFHSYNSRGALEVERPVPEENINFRTLKCSTLLVVGDNSPAVEAVVDCNSKLNPTKTTLLKMADCGGLPQVDQPAKVTEAFKYFIQGMGYMSSAGMTRLRSRTTSSSSISSFDGSRSRSHTNDLQRGRTHSQSTEEKRGRSQTDVSTESFRNMGQSISKTTEVAC, translated from the exons ATGGTTCTGGAGGACGAGTGTGACTCTGTCTTTGAGCCTCAAATCACT GAGGAGTATGTGGATACTCTGTTTGGCAAAGTCCACTGCATCATGAATGGGACTCCGAGGGTTAACCGCCCCGTCATCCTGACCTTTCACGACGTGGGACTGAACC ACAAAACCTGTTTCGAGACTCTGTTCAACCACGAGGACATGCAGGAAATCATCAAACATATACCTGTTTGTCACGTTGAAGCACCCGGACAACATGAGGGAGCCAAAACTCTCCCCACTGC GTATACCTACCCCACCATGGACCAGCTGTCTGAAGCACTGCCTGCTGTCCTCAAACACTTTGG GTTGCGTAGCGTGATTGCACTGGGAGTCGGAGCAGGAGCCTACATCCTGGCGAAATTCGCT CTAAATCATCCTGATCAGGTGGATGGATTAGTTCTGATCAACATCAACCCCAACGCTGAAGGACTAATTGATTCAGTTGCAAACAAG ATCACTGAATGGACCCACACTCTTCCAGACACTGTCATCGCACACTTGTTTGGAAAG gaggagatccagaccaaCCATGACCTCATTGCTACGTTCCGTCACCACATCACGACAACAATGAACCAGTCCAACGTGAGTCAGTTCTTCCACTCCTACAACAGCCGCGGCGCTCTGGAGGTCGAGAGGCCCGTTCCTGAGGAGAACATCAATTTCAGGACACTCAA gtgttCCACTCTGCTGGTCGTAGGAGATAATTCTCCAGCTGTGGAGGCTGTGGTTGACTGCAACTCTAAACTCAACCCCACCAAGACCACACTGCTCAAG ATGGCCGACTGTGGGGGACTTCCTCAGGTGGATCAG CCAGCCAAAGTGACTGAAGCCTTCAAATATTTCATCCAGGGCATGGGATACA TGTCCAGTGCCGGTATGACCAGACTTCGCTCACGGAcaacctccagctccagcaTCTCGTCCTTCGATGGCTCTCGGAGCCGCTCACACACCAACGACTTGCAGCGGGGCCGAACGCACTCACAAAGCACAGAGGAGAAGCGCGGGCGCTCACAAACCGACGTCTCCACGGAGAGTTTTAGAAATATGGGACAGAGCATCTCCAAGACCACTGAAGTGGCATGCTAG